The Eurosta solidaginis isolate ZX-2024a chromosome 4, ASM4086904v1, whole genome shotgun sequence genome includes a window with the following:
- the LOC137250850 gene encoding uncharacterized protein isoform X2, which translates to MQNVCFTCLENLPFPVDEPQKDTHYNVESDENLIKILYMNTGLDKSNAENYPKKLCKKCYTKITAFDEFRDKAFCCATVLHELLLEKKFSNKTLNNLQHFCCTCLSKLPTQSNTSNQLKNVAWTRWLQEYIALKERTAVKQWPKNMCDTCCVRLNDFIELELSAKNIIKESEKDVIKAEINHGNEGATQKIENKKSESGINKISINNDNINKDDQRKAFQVKQNDDIEEGINQSASRNFLEYDINGTSNALEFTRKWVEKTAANAIRHYKNKSKQRSQRKRSRKTTLKSLRTSKCLSEVDFSVKDSPQIAFNEQQVETPNNFAMTENSATFDDEVVEKVTPNNKSTISNSSAQIQSQTKIGTIVEENKQKDLNDEDNDEKISEIELDKHTNSVEDASMSTISPLISNMPNNLTASVGSVKHISQILIPETTSMTFKNNLEYQQTIMSAYYNKSTNTVSCCVKVSEKSLLNNEASSPKSDALAENNSKIYSVVEEKEIEQRIRNSDTRISETENVICTNSEDVLMSPLTNNRISNVPAASIIMCETNNTNDSTVLKREYNDLLTSKNDIPNQEDENSSNNKSTENEPAESEMSHDPTADNACTIKKDIEVNSESKDAAISEVGIHNKKFSTTNLSKGSIKISSSVEATDSDLFIGAYRAIGQKRKHSDTRENTTVKQKKSSKQNISTVSNNQLTPKNPAKLDILIERPPDIKTPIENALLGSEESDTVKSEEVIPNPQVLIENISKVSNNEPGTEKLPDQDVKIEGPRDINTTHNKDKGIQKKNCNDKKSEYASQVCQTSSTKMMARKSKKKPKSKKPSNPATSAENPTVTVFMHVEDGGPNDEISNADISSDIISNQTNRTWNMANVLTKNPTSTKAPKKVKITEHSIDIDTMPVEGVGLNDERSDVEISEGTVNLPKPTRTIAKAPRKRLSQKILKIVSVGTEGPSDVALINEDEGHERGVAKNREDTINQISLTNNIAEETRNKSKWSSKLEVDNASLSGDKYHTNITDHAIIDEPNSTENIKKVQNMKSAGKVAESPTDIDFTHVEDGGLKVENLDTVTSADIILNQPVQENISKESNKPASKKKSKSVVPAESHSDVLLIIEDERREGYLDAEICKGDIPSQTSSRNSIANASSSKSKRTSKQDTSVKHLIDIGLRHVEDIGLNGEKSHSELTDEQKGLEKPDKLAQSPRYTDSTHMVDEGLKAENVDIISTDIIPTKPRQTKNKTKRSNKKGAAKKKSLPDISGKILTNIAATHVEDLALKRAMKPKESTESSSGEALLDGFLNQLDPANNIAEVSEQNSTETNPWIGDILAEMPTNIDTTHVQDVELKGGNSTTERRHLAEMPTNIDTTHVQDVELKGGNSTTESFSDDIDHLSSTSNTAKASKNKVASKHPAIGNLLVASPSDNDPTHTDNVGLNDEKFDAVTSFESSVNIASNNTPTEKYPELPNISTETDMDFNHVQNLELKEKGNNAVISATTIKAQSKRQLRRDTLVENPLEIDAAHAYDLGLKAKSSINVLNEEMIINKSTKSDTSANNPKEIEANVEKVGLEDMGLKVEISDDQASKDITFQTSSAKNVAKSSKTEVTSIASNRSTSDKCLGTVDSTHVPKPGSKDESSDTNISAKDFRKQKNYTYTTLFKTDNTSTSVQPEKTGTMHTGYPIVGINKNKNDATVSKTVVLHQPWKDDITYNKSTSKEPERSKFSTETPNQLERSTKNISQGSHKKSSNKPPKPDILFKSHSATNTTFTSFEGQKEKNRYTKATGDSFSHEKKSTTNSAMTSSYHKWSNKPARSDIFVAAPTAIDSNFTADPSYYRRDPVSSTSKFRNPNSSRHMNHTYETHEMYPTTFAPYSIPNYYQCLVCMQTFKRREHLSKHRRFSLRCSRII; encoded by the exons ATGCAAAATGTATGTTTTACCTGCCTTGAAAATCTGCCATTTCCGGTAGACGAGCCACAGAAGGATACCCACTATAATGTAGAAAGcgatgaaaatttaattaaaatcctGTATATGAATACAGGCCTAGATAAGAGTAATGCAGAGAATTATCCAAAGAAGTTATGTAAAAAGTGTTACACGAAAATTACTGCATTCGATGAATTTCGTGACAAGGCATTTTGTTGTGCGACTGTGTTACATGAATTGCTCTTGGAgaagaaattttcaaataaaacactAAACAACTTACAGCACTTTTGTTGCACTTGTTTAAGTAAATTGCCAACTCAGAGCAATACTTCGAaccaattaaaaaatgttgcaTGGACACGATGGTTACAGGAATATATAGCTTTGAAGGAGCGCACTGCAGTGAAACAATGGCCAAAAAATATGTGTGACACTTGCTGTGTCAGGTTAAATGACTTCATAGAATTGGAGCTATCAGCGAAGAATATAATAAAAGAATCAGAAAAGGATGTCATTAAAGCAGAAATAAACCATGGAAATGAAGGTGCTACCCAAAAGATCGAAAACAAGAAATCAGAG TCTGGGATCAATAAAATTTCCATTAATAACGATAATATTAATAAAGACGATCAACGGAAAGCATTTCAAGTCAAGCAAAATGATGATATAGAAGAAGGTATTAATCAAAGCGCAAGCAGAAATTTCCTTGAG TACGATATCAATGGAACATCGAATGCCCTTGAATTTACTAGAAAATGGGTAGAAAAAACTGCTGCAAATGCTATACGCCATTACAAAAATAAGAGCAAACAAAGGTCTCAGAGGAAAAGATCTAGAAAAACAACACTAAAATCGTTACGAACTTCGAAATGTTTATCAGAAGTTGATTTCAGCGTTAAAGATAGTCCGCAAATTGCATTTAATGAACAACAAGTGGAAACCCCAAATAACTTCGCTATGACAGAAAACTCTGCCACTTTCGATGATGAAGTAGTGGAGAAGGTGACGCCTAATAACAAATCCACTATTTCAAATTCGAGTGCACAAATTCAAAGTCAAACTAAAATCGGCACAATTGTAgaggaaaacaaacaaaaagatctGAATGATGAAGATAACGATGAAAAAATTTCGGAGATTGAACTTGATAAGCACACAAACTCCGTAGAGGATGCCTCAATGTCAACTATAAGTCCACTGATTTCAAATATGCCAAATAATTTAACAGCAAGTGTGGGCAGTGTTAAGCATATTTCACAAATACTAATTCCTGAGACCACCAGTATgacttttaaaaacaatttggAATATCAACAAACTATTATGTCCGCATATTATAACAAAAGCACTAATACTGTTTCTTGCTGTGTTAAGGTTTCCGAAAAATCGTTGCTTAACAACGAAGCTTCATCCCCAAAGTCAGATGCGTTAGctgaaaataattcaaaaatatactCGGTTGTAGAAGAAAAGGAAATAGAGCAAAGGATAAGAAATAGTGATACAAGAATTTCTGAAACTGAAAATGTTATTTGCACAAACTCAGAGGATGTCTTAATGTCACCATTAACAAATAATCGGATTTCAAATGTGCCGGCTGCCTCAATCATAATGTGTGAAACTAACAACACTAACGACTCTACGGTGCTAAAAAGGGAATATAATGATCTGTTAACTAGTAAAAATGATATTCCCAATCAAGAAGATGAAAACTCTTCAAATAACAAATCAACGGAAAATGAGCCAGCAGAATCTGAAATGTCGCACGACCCTACTGCAGATAACGCATGTACGATTAAAAAAGATATAGAAGTAAACAGTGAAAGCAAAGACGCTGCGATTTCAGAAGTTGGTATTcacaataaaaaattttcaacaacaaatttatCCAAGGGATCAATTAAAATATCTTCGTCCGTTGAAGCAACGGACTCTGACTTATTTATTGGAGCTTACAGAGCTATTGGACAGAAAAGAAAACACAGTGATACTAGGGAAAATACAACCGTTAAACAAAAGAAAAGTTCAAAACAGAATATTTCAACGGTGTCAAACAATCAGCTAACGCCAAAAAACCCAGCAAAACTAGACATATTAATTGAAAGACCGCCAGATATCAAAACACCAATAGAAAATGCATTGCTAGGAAGTGAAGAAAGTGACACAGTCAAGTCTGAAGAGGTTATTCCTAATCCACAAGTATtaatagaaaatatttcaaaagtaTCAAATAACGAACCTGGGACAGAAAAACTACCGGATCAAGATGTAAAAATTGAAGGACCAAGAGATATCAATACCACACATAATAAAGATAAAGGGatacaaaagaaaaattgtaatgaCAAAAAGTCTGAGTATGCGTCACAAGTATGCCAAACAAGTTCAACAAAGATGATGGCAAGGAAATCGAAAAAGAAACCGAAATCAAAAAAACCATCAAATCCAGCCACATCAGCTGAAAATCCAACAGTTACTGTGTTCATGCACGTAGAAGATGGAGGGCCGAATGATGAAATTAGTAATGCTGATATATCTTCCGATATTATTTCTAATCAAACTAATCGAACATGGAATATGGCAAATGTATTAACAAAAAATCCTACGTCAACAAAGGCACCTAAAAAGGTTAAGATAACTGAACATTCTATCGATATCGATACCATGCCTGTGGAAGGCGTAGGTCTGAATGATGAACGAAGTGATGTAGAGATTTCTGAAGGCACTGTTAATCTGCCAAAGCCAACAAGAACTATTGCAAAAGCACCAAGAAAAAGACTGTCCCAAAAAATCCTAAAAATTGTATCAGTAGGTACTGAAGGTCCCTCTGATGTTGCCTTAATTAATGAAGACGAAGGACATGAAAGAGGAGTTGCTAAGAACCGTGAAGATACCATAAATCAAATAAGTTTAACCAATAACATTGCAGAGGAAACAAGAAATAAATCGAAATGGTCATCGAAGTTGGAGGTAGATAATGCATCGCTAAGTGGTGATAAATATCATACTAATATCACTGATCATGCTATTATTGATGAACCAAACTCAACAGAGAatataaaaaaagtacaaaatatgaAGTCAGCAGGCAAAGTAGCTGAAAGCCCTACAGATATCGACTTCACGCATGTGGAAGATGGAGGCTTAAAAGTTGAAAACCTTGATACTGTAACATCTGCCGATATTATCCTAAATCAACCAGTTCAAGAAAATATATCAAAGGAATCAAATAAACCAGCGTCGAAAAAGAAATCAAAGTCAGTCGTGCCTGCTGAAAGTCACTCTGATGTACTCTTAATTATAGAAGACGAACGGCGCGAAGGTTATCTTGATGCTGAAATCTGCAAAGGTGATATTCCAAGCCAAACAAGTTCAAGAAATAGCATTGCAAATGCATCAAGTAGCAAATCGAAAAGGACATCAAAGCAAGATACATCAGTTAAACATCTCATAGATATCGGCTTGAGGCATGTAGAAGATATAGGATTGAATGGTGAAAAAAGTCATTCTGAACTCACTGACGAACAAAAAGGACTAGAAAAACCAGACAAGCTAGCTCAAAGTCCTAGATATACCGACTCCACACATATGGTAGATGAAGGGTTAAAAGCTGAAAACGTTGATATAATCTCTACCGATATTATTCCAACTAAACCAAGACAAACAAAGAATAAAAcaaagcgatcaaataaaaaaggaGCAGCAAAAAAGAAATCGCTGCCAGATATATCAGGCAAAATTCTTACAAATATTGCCGCCACGCATGTAGAAGACTTAGCGCTAAAACGTGCAATGAAGCCGAAAGAATCTACTGAAAGCTCCTCAGGTGAGGCATTGTTGGATGGTTTTCTTAACCAACTAGATCCAGCAAATAATATCGCAGAGGTATCAGAGCAAAACTCTACGGAAACAAATCCATGGATAGGAGACATATTAGCTGAAATGCCTACAAATATCGACACCACGCATGTACAAGATGTAGAGCTTAAAGGGGGTAATAGTACTACTGAAAGGAGACATTTAGCTGAAATGCCTACAAATATCGACACCACGCATGTACAAGATGTAGAGCTTAAAGGGGGTAATAGTACTACTGAAAGTTTTTCAGATGATATTGACCACCTAAGTTCTACATCGAACACTGCAAAGGCCTCCAAAAACAAGGTAGCATCAAAACACCCAGCTATAGGCAATTTATTAGTTGCAAGTCCCTCAGACAACGACCCCACACATACAGATAATGTAGGGTTAAACGATGAAAAATTTGATGCTGTGACTTCATTTGAATCTAGTGTAAATATTGCATCAAATAACACGCCGACTGAAAAATATCCAGAGTTACCAAATATATCAACTGAAACAGATATGGATTTCAATCATGTACAAAATCTAGAGCTAAAGGAAAAAGGAAATAACGCTGTAATATCGGCAACAACAATTAAAGCGCAGTCAAAACGGCAATTGCGGCGAGATACATTAGTTGAAAATCCGCTAGAAATAGATGCCGCGCATGCATATGATTTAGGGTTAAAAGCTAAGAGTTCAATAAATGTATTAAATGAAGAAATGATAATAAACAAGTCTACAAAGTCAGATACATCAGCTAACAATCCAAAAGAAATCGAAGCTAATGTAGAAAAGGTGGGATTGGAAGATATGGGATTAAAAGTTGAAATAAGTGATGATCAAGCCTCCAAAGATATTACTTTCCAAACAAGTTCAGCAAAAAATGTGGCAAAGTCATCTAAAACTGAAGTGACGTCAATAGCCTCGAACCGAAGTACATCAGATAAATGTCTCGGAACTGTCGACTCTACACATGTGCCGAAACCAGGGTCAAAAGATGAATCAAGTGATACAAATATTTCTGCGAAAGATTTTCGTAAGCAGAAAAATTACACATATACTACCTTATTTAAAACTGATAATACATCCACGTCTGTTCAGCCAGAAAAAACAGGCACTATGCACACCGGCTATCCAATTGTagggataaataaaaataagaatgatGCTACTGTGTCGAAAACTGTTGTTCTTCATCAACCATGGAAGGATGATATTACTTATAATAAATCAACGTCAAAAGAGCCCGAAAGGTCTAAGTTTTCAACTGAAACACCCAACCAACTGGAGAGATCAACTAAGAATATTTCACAAGGATCCCACAAAAAAAGTTCAAATAAGCCACCGAAACCAGACATATTATTTAAAAGCCATTCAGCTACCAACACAACATTTACATCATTCGAAGGGCAGAAAGAAAAGAATAGATATACTAAGGCAACTGGAGACTCTTTTAGTCATgaaaaaaaatcaacaacaaattCTGCAATGACGTCGTCATATCACAAATGGTCAAATAAGCCTGCAAGATCTGATATATTTGTTGCAGCCCCTACAGCTATCGACTCCAATTTTACAGCAGATCCAAGTTACTATAGAAGAGATCCTGTTTCATCGACTTCAAAATTTAGAAACCCTAATTCAAGCAGACATATGAATCACACATATGAAACACACGAAATGTATCCGACAACTTTTGCACCTTATTCAATACCAAACTACTACCAATGCTTGGTCTGCATGCAAACTTTCAAACGTAGAGAACATTTAAGCAAACATAGGCGTTTTTCGCTACGATGCTCGCGAATAATATAA